The Natrinema sp. HArc-T2 genome has a segment encoding these proteins:
- a CDS encoding gamma carbonic anhydrase family protein: protein MVDRRTYAFEGTQPTIDETARVSREATLVGDVDIGADASVWPGVVLRGDVGPVRIGQATHVGDNATIHASQLGDEVMVGHGAILNETTVEDRALVGFNATTNSDVTIGSGSIVAAGTVVPDGYDIPPESFVRGVPAEITPLEKTGIDAEVILEEYSSGEYTDLAKRHEELFE, encoded by the coding sequence ATGGTCGACAGGCGAACCTACGCGTTCGAGGGGACCCAACCGACGATCGACGAGACGGCACGAGTAAGCCGAGAAGCGACGCTCGTGGGCGACGTCGACATCGGCGCCGACGCGAGCGTCTGGCCCGGCGTCGTGTTGCGCGGTGACGTCGGCCCCGTCCGCATCGGGCAGGCAACGCACGTCGGGGACAACGCGACGATTCACGCCTCACAGCTCGGGGACGAAGTCATGGTAGGCCACGGGGCTATCCTTAACGAGACGACCGTCGAGGACCGGGCGCTGGTCGGGTTCAACGCGACGACTAACTCCGACGTCACGATCGGCAGCGGCAGCATCGTCGCCGCGGGCACCGTCGTTCCCGACGGCTACGACATTCCGCCGGAGTCGTTCGTCCGCGGCGTGCCAGCAGAGATTACGCCACTCGAGAAAACGGGGATCGACGCCGAAGTAATTCTCGAGGAGTACTCGTCGGGCGAGTACACCGATCTGGCCAAGCGCCACGAGGAACTGTTCGAGTAA
- a CDS encoding aminomethyltransferase family protein, whose amino-acid sequence MSVIESIHADHGATFGERADQRIVEHYGRPERTHLAVRNGVGLLELAYGVLVVEGDDRLEYVDNVVSNRVPAEDGQGCYALVLDPQGGIEVELYIYNAGERLLLFTQPETAEPLAEEWSEKVFIQDVEIRVASDEYAVFGIHGPQATEKIASVLNGAGSPERRYSFVRGTMGDEGVSVIRTDALTGEESYEVICAADDAEAVYDTLLNQGLNAAPFGYRTFESLALEAGSPLFHTELEGTLPNVLGLHNALDFEKGCYVGQEVVSRVENRGQPSRQLVGLTLEGETVPESGAAVFDGDASVGEITRAGESPLLEEVIALAVVDYGLESDELTVRVEGDEVAASRTELPFVEGSDQSDRLPTYE is encoded by the coding sequence ATGAGCGTCATCGAGTCCATCCACGCGGATCACGGGGCCACGTTCGGCGAGCGCGCAGACCAGCGGATCGTCGAACACTACGGGCGACCGGAGCGCACACATCTGGCGGTCCGCAACGGCGTCGGCTTACTCGAGCTAGCCTACGGCGTGCTCGTCGTCGAGGGCGACGACCGCCTCGAGTACGTCGACAACGTGGTGTCGAACCGCGTCCCAGCAGAAGACGGACAGGGCTGTTACGCGCTCGTGCTCGATCCACAGGGCGGGATCGAGGTCGAACTCTATATCTACAACGCGGGCGAACGGCTGCTGCTCTTTACCCAGCCCGAGACCGCCGAGCCGCTGGCCGAAGAGTGGTCCGAGAAGGTGTTCATTCAGGACGTCGAGATCCGCGTCGCAAGCGACGAGTACGCGGTTTTCGGGATCCACGGCCCGCAGGCCACCGAAAAAATCGCCAGCGTCCTCAACGGGGCCGGCTCGCCCGAGCGGCGCTACTCGTTCGTCCGCGGCACGATGGGCGACGAAGGCGTCTCCGTCATCCGGACCGATGCACTCACCGGCGAGGAGAGCTACGAGGTGATCTGTGCTGCCGATGACGCCGAGGCCGTCTACGACACGCTGCTCAATCAGGGATTGAACGCCGCCCCCTTCGGCTACCGGACCTTCGAGAGTCTCGCACTCGAGGCCGGCTCGCCACTGTTTCACACCGAACTCGAAGGGACGCTCCCGAACGTCCTCGGCCTCCACAACGCCTTGGACTTCGAGAAGGGCTGTTACGTCGGCCAGGAGGTCGTCTCCCGCGTCGAGAACCGTGGCCAGCCGAGCCGCCAACTCGTCGGCCTGACACTCGAGGGTGAGACCGTTCCCGAGTCCGGCGCGGCCGTTTTCGACGGTGACGCGTCAGTCGGCGAAATTACCCGCGCGGGCGAGAGCCCGCTGCTCGAGGAGGTCATCGCGCTCGCGGTCGTCGACTACGGCCTCGAGAGCGACGAGCTGACGGTCCGGGTCGAAGGTGACGAGGTGGCCGCGAGCCGGACGGAACTGCCGTTCGTCGAGGGGTCCGATCAGTCGGATCGACTCCCAACGTACGAGTAA
- a CDS encoding heme-binding protein has product MERRQPPQTEEGWYVLHDFRSINWDAWRDAPERRREQAIEEGMEYLTSSERVDDADEGESATFAVLGHKADLLVLHLRPTLADIDALERRFEHTALAEFTERADSYLSVTEVSGYMSQDYFEEGETADPGIANYIESRLKPELPDSDFLSFYPMSKRRGPDHNWYELPFDERADYLSNHGEIGKDYAGRVTQIIAGSVGLDDFEWGITLFGDDPTDVKELLYEMRFDPSSSRFAEFGQFFSARRMEPTDLGAYLAGEPVPQEEDGHPHAGGDAEGHHHGGSESGGHHGGSSGPHGDDEDVRSELEEQGVYAGQPHGEDVHAVVLYSEADADELFEEVDGLRQNFDHYDTHVKTAVYEPRDDDAETAVVSLWDTDRAANTAAGFLAELPEIVRQAGDDDDDSWGTMGMFYTVKPEHRSDFTGVFADAADMLADMGGHRKTDLLVNREDENDMFIASRWDSREDAMAFFRSDAFSEAVEFGRDVLADRPRHVFLA; this is encoded by the coding sequence ATGGAACGACGGCAACCACCACAGACCGAAGAGGGCTGGTACGTCCTGCACGACTTCCGGTCGATCAACTGGGACGCCTGGCGAGACGCGCCCGAGCGACGGCGCGAACAAGCGATCGAAGAAGGCATGGAGTACCTCACGTCCAGTGAGCGCGTCGACGACGCCGACGAGGGCGAGTCGGCGACGTTCGCAGTGCTCGGCCACAAGGCCGACTTGCTCGTCTTGCACCTGCGACCGACGCTCGCCGACATCGACGCGCTCGAGCGACGGTTCGAACACACGGCACTCGCCGAGTTCACCGAGCGGGCCGACTCCTATCTCTCGGTGACGGAGGTCTCGGGCTACATGTCCCAGGACTACTTCGAAGAGGGCGAAACCGCCGACCCCGGAATCGCAAACTACATCGAGTCCCGACTCAAGCCCGAGCTTCCCGACAGTGACTTCCTGAGTTTCTACCCGATGAGCAAGCGCCGCGGGCCCGACCACAACTGGTACGAGCTGCCCTTCGACGAGCGCGCCGACTATCTCTCGAATCACGGCGAGATTGGCAAGGACTACGCCGGTCGGGTCACGCAGATCATCGCCGGTAGTGTCGGTCTCGACGACTTCGAATGGGGCATCACGCTCTTTGGCGACGATCCGACCGACGTCAAGGAACTGCTCTACGAGATGCGATTCGACCCCTCGAGTTCGCGCTTCGCCGAGTTCGGACAGTTCTTCTCGGCCCGCCGGATGGAGCCCACCGATCTCGGCGCGTACCTCGCCGGCGAACCGGTGCCACAGGAAGAGGACGGCCATCCCCACGCAGGCGGCGACGCCGAGGGTCACCACCACGGTGGTTCGGAATCGGGCGGCCATCACGGTGGCTCCAGCGGCCCACACGGCGACGACGAGGACGTCCGAAGCGAACTCGAGGAGCAGGGCGTCTATGCGGGCCAACCACACGGCGAGGACGTCCACGCAGTCGTGCTCTACTCCGAGGCTGACGCCGACGAACTCTTCGAAGAGGTCGACGGGCTACGCCAGAACTTCGACCACTACGATACGCACGTGAAGACGGCAGTCTACGAGCCGCGAGACGACGACGCGGAGACCGCGGTCGTCAGCCTCTGGGACACCGACCGCGCCGCGAACACAGCCGCCGGGTTCCTCGCAGAGCTCCCCGAAATCGTCCGACAGGCGGGCGACGATGACGACGACTCGTGGGGCACGATGGGGATGTTCTATACGGTCAAGCCCGAGCATCGCAGCGACTTCACCGGCGTCTTCGCGGACGCCGCTGACATGCTCGCGGACATGGGCGGCCACCGCAAGACCGACCTACTTGTCAACCGCGAGGACGAAAACGACATGTTCATCGCCAGCCGCTGGGACTCCCGCGAGGACGCCATGGCGTTCTTCCGCAGCGACGCCTTCTCCGAGGCCGTCGAGTTCGGTCGCGACGTGCTCGCCGACCGACCGCGGCACGTCTTCCTCGCCTGA
- a CDS encoding DUF5611 family protein codes for MKEYKMRRGEYLEERIPDLESTVEDYFGPITGTQEYKGSDLFCIEEPDNPVFEKIVVGAVEYSGKKDKLGVEFHERDPTELGPDELEAAGEAVDAKNDFLLEATGRDAKSRRESMKRKVEDDPDHDF; via the coding sequence ATGAAGGAGTACAAGATGCGCCGCGGTGAATATCTCGAGGAGCGAATTCCGGATCTGGAGTCGACCGTCGAGGACTACTTCGGTCCGATCACGGGCACCCAGGAGTACAAGGGCAGCGACCTCTTTTGCATCGAGGAGCCTGACAACCCCGTCTTCGAGAAGATCGTCGTCGGTGCCGTCGAGTACTCCGGCAAGAAGGACAAACTCGGCGTCGAGTTCCACGAACGCGACCCCACCGAACTCGGCCCCGACGAACTCGAGGCCGCCGGTGAGGCCGTCGACGCCAAAAACGACTTCCTGCTCGAGGCGACCGGCCGCGACGCCAAGTCCCGTCGCGAGTCGATGAAGCGGAAAGTCGAAGACGACCCGGATCACGACTTCTAA
- a CDS encoding DUF6432 family protein yields MRAKREYRNREGTEVAILDALVDRADDGMTVFELRAAVEVDIDELEEALSMLKADDLIVVESNSETVIKPADRVVPDGPANEDDEQSIGEWLRDRMPF; encoded by the coding sequence ATGAGAGCAAAGCGGGAGTACCGGAACCGGGAGGGGACGGAGGTGGCGATACTCGATGCCCTGGTCGATCGCGCCGATGACGGGATGACGGTCTTCGAACTCCGGGCGGCCGTCGAGGTCGACATTGACGAACTCGAGGAAGCCCTGTCAATGCTCAAAGCAGACGATCTGATCGTCGTCGAGTCGAACTCGGAGACGGTGATCAAGCCCGCTGACCGCGTCGTTCCCGACGGGCCGGCCAACGAGGACGACGAGCAATCGATCGGCGAGTGGCTACGCGATCGGATGCCTTTTTGA
- the pdhA gene encoding pyruvate dehydrogenase (acetyl-transferring) E1 component subunit alpha: protein MAGDVRERDLLERAPDDRIQVLDADGTVVAPELEPDLEAETLRSMYRDMRFSRRFDERMISLQRQGRLGTYSSLAGQEGSQIGSTYALADDDTLSFQYREHGALAARGMPWEYLLYWMGHEDGNAALAEIDVFPLNISIAGHLPHIVGWSWAAKLDGDERVGVAHFGDGSTSEGDFHEAMNFAGVFDTPTVFICNNNQWAISIPREAQTASATIAQKAHAYGFAGVQVDGMDPLATYVVTAAAREKALEPDGDRLRPTLIEAVQYRYGAHTTADDPSVYRDDEEVQRWRERDPIDRFEAYLRGEGVIDDDRIDAIESEIEETLATLVDRAEGVDGDPSEMFEYAYAEPTPRLEAQREYLADLRETHGDDALLEDE from the coding sequence ATGGCAGGAGACGTCCGCGAGCGCGACCTCCTCGAGCGGGCACCGGACGATCGGATTCAGGTGCTTGACGCCGATGGGACCGTCGTCGCACCCGAACTGGAGCCGGATCTCGAGGCGGAGACGTTGCGGTCAATGTACCGGGATATGCGGTTTTCCAGACGGTTCGACGAGCGGATGATCAGCCTCCAGCGACAGGGGCGGCTGGGAACGTACTCTTCGCTGGCCGGCCAGGAGGGGTCCCAGATCGGCTCGACGTACGCGCTCGCGGACGACGACACCCTCTCCTTTCAGTACCGGGAACACGGCGCGCTTGCGGCGCGGGGGATGCCGTGGGAGTATCTGCTCTACTGGATGGGTCACGAGGACGGCAACGCCGCGCTGGCGGAGATCGACGTCTTTCCGCTGAATATCTCGATCGCCGGCCACCTGCCACACATAGTGGGCTGGTCGTGGGCGGCGAAGCTAGACGGTGACGAGCGCGTCGGCGTCGCCCACTTCGGCGACGGATCGACATCGGAGGGGGACTTCCACGAGGCGATGAATTTTGCAGGCGTGTTCGATACGCCGACGGTCTTCATCTGTAACAACAACCAGTGGGCCATTTCGATCCCGCGCGAAGCGCAAACCGCGAGCGCAACCATCGCACAGAAGGCCCACGCCTACGGCTTTGCTGGCGTGCAGGTCGACGGCATGGACCCGCTCGCGACCTACGTCGTGACGGCGGCCGCACGGGAAAAGGCCCTCGAGCCCGACGGCGACCGGTTGCGCCCGACGCTGATCGAGGCGGTTCAGTACCGATACGGTGCCCATACGACGGCGGACGACCCCAGCGTCTACCGGGACGACGAGGAGGTCCAACGATGGCGCGAGCGGGACCCGATCGATCGATTCGAGGCGTACCTGCGGGGCGAGGGTGTCATAGACGACGACCGGATCGACGCGATCGAGTCCGAGATCGAGGAGACGCTGGCGACGCTGGTCGACCGCGCCGAGGGCGTCGACGGGGATCCCAGCGAGATGTTCGAGTACGCCTACGCGGAGCCGACGCCACGCCTCGAGGCACAGCGTGAGTACCTCGCGGACCTGCGAGAGACCCACGGAGACGACGCACTACTCGAAGACGAGTAA